The sequence GTCCGCTGGACGGCAGGGAACAGACGGTGCCGGATTCCGTAGGGGGTTTCTTTATCCCCTGAATAAAAGGCCAGGGATTTTTGCGGTCGGCCCCGTGATGCGCCCCCGTGCACCCGGCTTTCCCCTGTGACGCTCCACTGTGTCTCGCGGGTGATGAATTCGATGTCTACGGGCCGCCGCCAGTTGTGCCGCCAGTTCTGTGACTGCGTTCCGTCTTTGTTGATGGAATCGCCGTCCGCATAGATGCCGACTTCCTGGTCCCACAAGTTCTTGGGATCGGTCACCACGGACACGATGGGCAGGGTCGTGGATTCTTTGATGAAATAGGAACGTGTTACCGGTTTGCCGACTGCCCCGAGCGTGTCGACCTGGGCGATTCGAATAACGGCGGTGGATTCTATGGGTATGCCGGAGCCGTAGAGTTTGGACGACATGTCCGGGATGCTGCCGTCCAGGGTGTAGCGTACGCTGATGCCGGGGGGGGGCTGCATGGTCAGGGTGAACGGCTCGTCGTAGATGCCGCTGGCATGGGATATGTGAAGGGACGCGGAAGAGGCCGCCCGTGCAACCGGGGTTTGGCTGTAACCGTTCTCTCCCCCCATGGTGGGGGTGGCATGGATGAACCATTGCGCTCCCCCGTCGGGATATCGGCCGATGGACGAGAAACGCGGCAGGCCGCTGTAGGTGATCTGGTCCGCCAGCTCTCCCGAAGGGTCGAACAGGTACACCTGGCCGCCGATGCTCTTCAATCTGAAATTCGTATGGTCATGGGCGTTCCTTTTGTCGCATATGAAGAGACTGTGTTCGCCCGGATTGATGATGAAGGCTTCGGCAATGGTCCACCCGGGCTCGTCCGGGTTGTCCGACAGCCGGTACCCCTTCAGGGAGCAGGCCGTGTCCCCGCTGTTGTAGAGTTCGATCCAGTCGGGATAGTTGGACGACCCGTCCACAAAGACTTCGTTGATCAGAATCTTGCCGGAGGCCGCGCATTCCCCGTCGGCACCGTACAACACAACCAGCATGCACAGCAGCACGCCGGAGAGGATGCGTTTGGTCATATGCAAAAGCATCAGGCGGTACAGGGATGACCGATTTGCAGAGTAAAATTCACAGTGAGAAATCATTTCGCTCACTCCACCGTCTGCGTTTCCACAGGCCCTTCTACTGGCCGCAGGGAACACCGTGGGATTTGTATATTTCGCCCAGATCGCGGATCAGCTTCTTGTTGTTGAAGACTTGGTGCGCCCGTTCGACAGCGGCGGGGATGATCTTCTCCCGCAGATGGTTGTCGGTCAGGATGCGTCTGAGGATGTCGGCCAGGGCGTCGGGGTCGTTGGACGGGCAGAGCAGGCCGGTCTGTTCGTGGGTGACCAGTTCGGGCACGCCGGACACCTCGGTGGCGGCCACGGGCACTCCGGTGGCCATGGCTTCGGCCACCACGTTGGGGATGCCGTCGCGGTCGCCGTCCCTGGCCTCGCGGCAGCCCAAGGTGAAGCAATGGGCCGAGCCGAGCAGTTCGATGACCTCGTCGTGGGTGATGGTGCCGGGCAGGGTGGTGATGTCGTCGAGACCGAGGCTCTTGATGAGCTTTTCGATCTTGCGGTTGAATTTGGCCTTGCCCTCGCCCACCAGGGTGTAGCGAAAGTCGAGCCCGTCGGCGCGCAGTTTGGCCAGGGCGTGGAGCACGGTGTCCAGTCCCTTTTTTTCGACGAACCGGGCCACGGTCAGGATATGGTAGGGCGGCTTGGCCTTGGGGTCGCGGCCATTGGGCGAGAACAGGTCGAGATTGATGCCGTGGTACACGCAGTGGATGGGGTTGCCGTTGGCCACATGTTCCCTGAGGTGTTTCTCGTTGTACCGGGTGCAGGTGACCACGAACCGGGCGCGTTCGACCTTGTCCCGGATGCGGCGCGGGTCCTGGGTGTAGATGTCCTTGGCGTGGGCCGTGAAGGAAAAGGGCACGTCGGCCAGGAAGGCGGCGTACATGGTCACGGTGGTCGGGGTGTGGGCGAAATGGCCGTGCATATGGCCCAGGTCAACGCCGTCGTCGATGACGGATTTCTGCATGATGTACCCGGCCTGGAGCATGTGCTTGACCCAGGTGTGCTTCTTGGGGGCCAGGGCAAACCGTTTTTTCATCAGTTTGAGGCATTGGCAGTAGCGTTTCGGCATGCGCATGAAGAGGCGGATGTTGTGCCAGAGCAGGGCGGGCAGGCCGAAAAACATGGACGAGGGAAGGTAGGTGACCCCGGCCTTGATCTCCTTGATGGAATCGTGGGAAAAATTCTCGCGCGGGGCGCGCATGGAGTAGATGTGGATATTGAAACCCATCTTTTCGAGCAGGCGGATCTCGTTGGAGATGAAGGTTTCGGAAATGCGGGGATATCCCTTGAGCACCATGCCAAGGGTTGTTTTTTTTGAAGGCGTGTTCATCACGGGCAGTTCTCGCGGAAGTATTCCAACCGTTCGCGCATGACTTCCAGGCCGGTCATGGCAAAGGTCTCCAATTCTGAGGTATAGGGGGTGGGGTTGTCCAGAAGGCTGTTGACCTTTTCGCGGATGGTTTCGGGTGAGACGTCGTCCCATTTGATGTATTCGCACAGGCCGCGTTTCTTGAAGACCTTGGCGCGGATGAGCTGTTCCTGGCGAGGGTTGTCGCGCGGGATGATCAATGCGGGTTTCTTCAGCGAGAGGATTTCGCACATGGTGTTGTAGCCGCCCATGGAGACCACCACGTCCGCCTTGGCCATCCGTTTTTCCATGTTGCGCACAAAGGGCTTGATCTGGACCTTCAGGGCGCGGGCGCGGTCGGCCAGTTCGTCCAATCGGTCCGGCGAGAGGAACGGGCCGGTGATCATCAGGGTCTTGAAATCCACGGTGCCGTTGGTCTCAAGCATCTTGAGGTAGTTGTCGAGCACGGTGTAACCGTCACCGCCGCCGCCGATGGTGACCACCACGAGCTTGTGCTTGCGCTTGGTCCTGCGGGTGGTGGGCACCTTGCGCGGGATATACCCGGTGAAAACGGTTTTTTCGGCGATGTCGTCCGGGAAGGCGTATTCGATGATGGGGTCGTACATGGCGCGGTATCCGTAGACCCAAATCTCGGAGTAGAGCTCGCGCAGCACCTCGGGAAAATTCTTGCGCGCCCAGTCGGCCTGGGTCGATTCGGCGGAGTCCAGGATATCGCGCAGTCCGAGGACCACACGGGAGCAGGGCAGGTGCTTGCGTATCCATTTCAGGGTTGGCAGGGCCTCGCCCTTCAGGCCGGTGGGTACCTTGTCCACCACGAACAGGTCCGGCTTGAAGGCCTTGGTCGTGGACAGGATGATGTTCTTGCGGATGGCGATGGCGATCTTGGGGTCCACCTTGATGGAGTGGGGGACATAGATGGCGTTGGTTTTCTTGATCATGCCCGGCATGCGCACGAAATCGATCCCCTTGGGCATGGTGTACCGCCCGACAATGGGGGAACCCGTGACGATGAGGATGTTCACTTCAGGGCCCACCAGGTCTCTGGCTATGGCCATGGTGCGGCGGATGTGTCCCAGACCGTAAGTGTCGTGGGAGTACATCAGGATATTATATGCTTTCGATTTCATAGGTGTCTGCACATCAAAAAAAAGGCCGGACAGATACATTGTACCGGCAACGCGCCAACGTTACCTTCTTGCGGCGAGTCTGTCCAGATACGTGCCGTGCGAAAGCCATACCCCAGATCAGGGGACGGATGCCACCATTACTTTGCAGGGTCTGCGTTTACGTCCAGACAGATTTGAGGATCGAACAGACGCTCCTGGGAACGCACTCCCTGGAGGTTGCGGGCGTAGAGCGTATTGTCGGGTACTGCGCTCAGGGCCTGTTCAAACCGCCGGACTGCTTCTCCCACGTCTCCCCGCCTCCAGGCCAGGACGCCGAGATTGTTTTCAGCGCAAGGATGGCCGGGCGCTGCTGCGATTGCTCGTTCAAAGGCTGCTCCGGAGGTGGTGTTCTCAGCCACCACCGCGAATTGCACGCCGTCCACCAGGTCTGCCTGGGCCGGGGCCAGTTGCACATGATCCAATCCCCGGCAGGGGCACCGTTTTTTGGTGCACGGTACAAACCCGTCAAGCAGCGTGACCGTGTCCGTGACGTTGCCGAGCACCGTCTTGTCGCCCGGACAGCGGAACACGGTTCCGTCCGGCTCCAGGCGGAGCAGGGTCCGGCCCGCCGAGCAGGGTATGCCCTGGAAGTTGAAGGCCACCTTTTTGCCCTGTTCCGGGTGGTCGCCGAAAATGGCCTGTGCCCGATCTCCGTAAGCTTCGGGATAGCGCCGTCCCTCGAATTCTCCCCGAAATGGACGTGGAGTGATCTGGATGCCGTGTTCGGCAAAGAAGTCGCAGTCATCCTGAAAGCGGGCTTCCAGGGTGGGGTGGACCACGTAGTTGACTATGATGGAAAATCCCTTGTCCATGAGCAGACGGGCGTTCTTGATGAATGCGTCAACGCCTTTGACCCGTTCCCGTTCCTCGATGTGCAGGGCCACATAGAGGTTGTGCACCCGGCTGGGGTCCACGCGTTCGGCAAATTCGCGCACCCTGGTGGACACGGATAGGTTGGTATCCACGCCGATGATATGGTTGCGGGTCAGGATTTCGCAAACATTCGTGATGCCGGGATAGATGAACGGTTCACCGCCGGTCAGCCCCACCTTCCACGTGGAGCCGGTGGCGTCGAGAAAGGCTGCGATGCGCTCCGCGTCGAGGGTTTCGGTGACAGGGGTGTTGTCATGCGGGAAGTAGCAATATTCACAGCGGAAATTGCATTTTCTCGTCATGTTCCAGATGATGCTGTTTGCCGGTACGTTCATGAGAATCTGGCCTCCGTGCATGGTCCTGCCATATTGTCTGTGAAAATGCCAGAGCCGGTATTGGCTTTTATTTCCAACCTCTGCTAGGATACGCATCCCATGACTTTCAACGCTATGAACATACTTTCGCGGGAACTGGACGCCTGGCAGGACGCGGATATGACCGCCGAGTTCTGGTGGCGCGACGACGATGCCGCCGAACCCACGGTGGAATTGGACCGGCTCATCTCTTTGAGCAACCGGCACGGTATCCCCTGCGGTCTGGCCGCTGTTCCCGCCAAGGCCGGGGAACCGCTCAGGAAGACCATTTCCGACGCGACCAACGTCTGGATACTCCAGCACGGCTATGCCCATATCAACCATGCTCCCTCGGGGACCGGTGCCTGGGAGTTGGGGTTGCACAGACCCAAGTCCGAGGTGCTCGACGAGCTGAGGCAGGGTATGCTCAAGTTTACCCAGCTGTTCAAGGGACGGTTTGTGCCCGCTCTGGTGCCGCCGTGGAACCGCATTGACCCGGAGCTGTTGTTCTATTTGCCTGTCCTGGGTTTTCTCGGGCTGTCGTCCAGCTACAAGAAGCAACGCCCCGCCCCGCCCGAAGGGCTGCGTGTGGCCGATGCCCACTGCGACGTGTTGCACTGGAAGGACAAACCGAACGTGCGCTTTGCCGGTGTGGAGAAATCCATCAAATATCTGGTGGAACACCTTGAGGACAAGCGAATGGGCCGTGTCGACGAGACCGAGCCGACCTGCGTGCTCTCCCATCACCTCGTCATGGACTCGGCCGCCTGGGAATTCATGGAGGCGCTTTTCTCCCTGACCGTGGCCCATCCGGGCGCAAAATGGCTCTCTCCTGCGGAAATCTGGCCTTCGGTCAGATAGTCTTTCCTCTTTCATTCTGCCGTCCCAGGCCTTTGTGGCAAAAGCCCCTTTTATGCTTGCGCCCGGCAACTGAACATTTTACCGTGCATGGCGAACCATTCAGAGAGGGATTGCCATGACCGCTATTTTGCGTCCGGTGAAACGGGCAGATATCGACGCTATTTGCACGCTCCTTCATGAGCACATGAATTCCGACTTTTCCATTGAGCGCTGGGGTGCGCTCTTTTCGACCGGGTGGTGCTCCAACAGGCCGGATCTGGGGATCGTGGCCGAATACCATGGGCGCATTGTGGGCTTCCACGGTCATGTCTGTTCCCACCGCGTCATAAACGGCCGTCGCGAGCGGTTCGTAAATTTCACATCTTGGTACATCCTCAAGGAATTCCGGGGACAGGGGCTTGGGTCCGGCATGCTCCAGATGGCCACGGCCGACCCGAACGTTACCTATACGGTCTTTT is a genomic window of Pseudodesulfovibrio sp. S3 containing:
- a CDS encoding glycosyltransferase; translation: MVLKGYPRISETFISNEIRLLEKMGFNIHIYSMRAPRENFSHDSIKEIKAGVTYLPSSMFFGLPALLWHNIRLFMRMPKRYCQCLKLMKKRFALAPKKHTWVKHMLQAGYIMQKSVIDDGVDLGHMHGHFAHTPTTVTMYAAFLADVPFSFTAHAKDIYTQDPRRIRDKVERARFVVTCTRYNEKHLREHVANGNPIHCVYHGINLDLFSPNGRDPKAKPPYHILTVARFVEKKGLDTVLHALAKLRADGLDFRYTLVGEGKAKFNRKIEKLIKSLGLDDITTLPGTITHDEVIELLGSAHCFTLGCREARDGDRDGIPNVVAEAMATGVPVAATEVSGVPELVTHEQTGLLCPSNDPDALADILRRILTDNHLREKIIPAAVERAHQVFNNKKLIRDLGEIYKSHGVPCGQ
- a CDS encoding polysaccharide deacetylase family protein, whose amino-acid sequence is MTFNAMNILSRELDAWQDADMTAEFWWRDDDAAEPTVELDRLISLSNRHGIPCGLAAVPAKAGEPLRKTISDATNVWILQHGYAHINHAPSGTGAWELGLHRPKSEVLDELRQGMLKFTQLFKGRFVPALVPPWNRIDPELLFYLPVLGFLGLSSSYKKQRPAPPEGLRVADAHCDVLHWKDKPNVRFAGVEKSIKYLVEHLEDKRMGRVDETEPTCVLSHHLVMDSAAWEFMEALFSLTVAHPGAKWLSPAEIWPSVR
- a CDS encoding radical SAM protein, translated to MNVPANSIIWNMTRKCNFRCEYCYFPHDNTPVTETLDAERIAAFLDATGSTWKVGLTGGEPFIYPGITNVCEILTRNHIIGVDTNLSVSTRVREFAERVDPSRVHNLYVALHIEERERVKGVDAFIKNARLLMDKGFSIIVNYVVHPTLEARFQDDCDFFAEHGIQITPRPFRGEFEGRRYPEAYGDRAQAIFGDHPEQGKKVAFNFQGIPCSAGRTLLRLEPDGTVFRCPGDKTVLGNVTDTVTLLDGFVPCTKKRCPCRGLDHVQLAPAQADLVDGVQFAVVAENTTSGAAFERAIAAAPGHPCAENNLGVLAWRRGDVGEAVRRFEQALSAVPDNTLYARNLQGVRSQERLFDPQICLDVNADPAK
- a CDS encoding glycosyltransferase, whose product is MKSKAYNILMYSHDTYGLGHIRRTMAIARDLVGPEVNILIVTGSPIVGRYTMPKGIDFVRMPGMIKKTNAIYVPHSIKVDPKIAIAIRKNIILSTTKAFKPDLFVVDKVPTGLKGEALPTLKWIRKHLPCSRVVLGLRDILDSAESTQADWARKNFPEVLRELYSEIWVYGYRAMYDPIIEYAFPDDIAEKTVFTGYIPRKVPTTRRTKRKHKLVVVTIGGGGDGYTVLDNYLKMLETNGTVDFKTLMITGPFLSPDRLDELADRARALKVQIKPFVRNMEKRMAKADVVVSMGGYNTMCEILSLKKPALIIPRDNPRQEQLIRAKVFKKRGLCEYIKWDDVSPETIREKVNSLLDNPTPYTSELETFAMTGLEVMRERLEYFRENCP